In the Limanda limanda chromosome 10, fLimLim1.1, whole genome shotgun sequence genome, one interval contains:
- the tmem255a gene encoding transmembrane protein 255A isoform X1, translating to MPPPQSLGSSGLSLSETSMGSFKRRKRKSIIVTVMLFIVSVLILVFGIAATTRTQNITVGGYYPGVILGFGSFLGIIGAHLIENKRQMLVASIVFISFGVVAAFCCAIVDGVFAARHIDLRPLYAGRCDYHSSETASDRDVPCQTSARTSCNLRVRSNTCYCCDLYHCGKQHPLMGLQNKDVLKKFRKSSMIWNRVEVMGGYHEYTDVKSCQDVVHLYHLLWSATILNIVALFLGIITAAVLGGFKDMIPSTASESSSEPEAIAAPVRSDPPRPTHTSLNSHYNTAPCLPPYTAYDLQGSYTFPDGLSDDSQSGASHLWPTMVPPRYSPPHNHPDEKPPPYSP from the exons ATGCCTCCGCCCCAGAGCCTCGGATCCAGCGGGCTGTCCCTGTCAGAAACAAGCATgg GCTCCttcaagaggagaaagaggaaatcCATAATAGTGACGGTGATGCTGTTCATCGTGTCTGTGCTCATCCTCGTCTTTGGCATAGCAGCGACAACCAGGACGCAGAACATCACAGTGGGCGGCTACTACCCAGGAGTCATT ctggGCTTTGGCTCTTTCCTGGGGATTATCGGCGCTCATTTGATAGAGAACAAGCGGCAGATG CTGGTGGCatccatcgtcttcatcagttTCGGAGTGGTGGCCGCCTTCTGCTGCGCTATCGTTGATGGAGTGTTTGCTGCGAGGCACATT GACCTCCGGCCTCTGTACGCCGGGCGCTGTGATTATCACTCCAGTGAGACGGCGTCTGATCGGGAC gTGCCCTGCCAGACGTCGGCACGCACGTCCTGCAACCTGCGCGTGAGGAGCAACACCTGCTACTGCTGCGACCTCTACCACTGCGGAAA ACAACATCCTCTTATGGGACTTCAGAATAAAGATGTTTTGAAAAAGTTTAGGAAATCATCCATGATTTGGAA CCGTGTGGAGGTGATGGGAGGCTACCACGAGTACACCGACGTGAAGAGCTGCCAGGACGTCGTGCACCTCTATCACCTGCTGTGGTCGGCCACCATCCTCAACATCGTGGCCCTGTTCCTGGGCATCATCACTGCCGCAGTACTGGGAGGCTTCAAGGACATG ATTCCATCTACAGCCTCAGAAAGCTCATCTGAACCAGAGGCCATCGCAGCTCCGGTCCGGTCAGATCCTCCTCGACCCACTCACACCAGTCTCAACTCCCACTACAACACTGCCCCCTGCCTGCCGCCTTACACGGCCTACGACCTGCAG GGCTCATACACGTTCCCGGACGGCCTGTCGGACGACTCCCAGTCCGGAGCCAGTCACCTGTGGCCCACCATGGTCCCACCACGCTACTCCCCCCCTCACAACCATCCTGATGAGAAGCCGCCGCCATACAGCCCCTAA
- the tmem255a gene encoding transmembrane protein 255A isoform X2 gives MPPPQSLGSSGLSLSETSMGSFKRRKRKSIIVTVMLFIVSVLILVFGIAATTRTQNITVGGYYPGVILGFGSFLGIIGAHLIENKRQMLVASIVFISFGVVAAFCCAIVDGVFAARHIDLRPLYAGRCDYHSSETASDRDVPCQTSARTSCNLRVRSNTCYCCDLYHCGNRVEVMGGYHEYTDVKSCQDVVHLYHLLWSATILNIVALFLGIITAAVLGGFKDMIPSTASESSSEPEAIAAPVRSDPPRPTHTSLNSHYNTAPCLPPYTAYDLQGSYTFPDGLSDDSQSGASHLWPTMVPPRYSPPHNHPDEKPPPYSP, from the exons ATGCCTCCGCCCCAGAGCCTCGGATCCAGCGGGCTGTCCCTGTCAGAAACAAGCATgg GCTCCttcaagaggagaaagaggaaatcCATAATAGTGACGGTGATGCTGTTCATCGTGTCTGTGCTCATCCTCGTCTTTGGCATAGCAGCGACAACCAGGACGCAGAACATCACAGTGGGCGGCTACTACCCAGGAGTCATT ctggGCTTTGGCTCTTTCCTGGGGATTATCGGCGCTCATTTGATAGAGAACAAGCGGCAGATG CTGGTGGCatccatcgtcttcatcagttTCGGAGTGGTGGCCGCCTTCTGCTGCGCTATCGTTGATGGAGTGTTTGCTGCGAGGCACATT GACCTCCGGCCTCTGTACGCCGGGCGCTGTGATTATCACTCCAGTGAGACGGCGTCTGATCGGGAC gTGCCCTGCCAGACGTCGGCACGCACGTCCTGCAACCTGCGCGTGAGGAGCAACACCTGCTACTGCTGCGACCTCTACCACTGCGGAAA CCGTGTGGAGGTGATGGGAGGCTACCACGAGTACACCGACGTGAAGAGCTGCCAGGACGTCGTGCACCTCTATCACCTGCTGTGGTCGGCCACCATCCTCAACATCGTGGCCCTGTTCCTGGGCATCATCACTGCCGCAGTACTGGGAGGCTTCAAGGACATG ATTCCATCTACAGCCTCAGAAAGCTCATCTGAACCAGAGGCCATCGCAGCTCCGGTCCGGTCAGATCCTCCTCGACCCACTCACACCAGTCTCAACTCCCACTACAACACTGCCCCCTGCCTGCCGCCTTACACGGCCTACGACCTGCAG GGCTCATACACGTTCCCGGACGGCCTGTCGGACGACTCCCAGTCCGGAGCCAGTCACCTGTGGCCCACCATGGTCCCACCACGCTACTCCCCCCCTCACAACCATCCTGATGAGAAGCCGCCGCCATACAGCCCCTAA
- the zbtb33 gene encoding transcriptional regulator Kaiso, whose translation MPSLKLISATDTQYSTTVLKSMNEQRNHGLFCDITIIIQDKKFRAHKTILSASSTYFHQLFTVAGQVIELNFIRAEIFEEILNYVYSSKIVRVRSDMLEELINAGKILGVKFIANLGSPLSHVKGLPGLSKEPENKNETPAEVMPIITESFSISAEEFNQTSRAAENDSDSDGDVMFVSQTKAKAAGQKADSCEIIDVEKAGAENVTEVENIESNHADAKHKDIPTASPKPQAAKSPSVSSSKPSLPDSSPLHSPDSSSNNLSSPARVSTGSAPTTPARSSSVTPEPSSAAQSSENSDIPGVHKKQVSTSTQAGNSKIRLLDVFESPNQPNQADIPKSAIAAKKTVTLNTATEMDSISSGCKVYANIGENTYDIVPVKEDPGEGGSKAFKGKRSLMATPLKTFDKIPLSPKGVPNKKSKTELEDHYELIMDGKTFFVCVICKRPYVCLTSLRRHFNTHSWEKKYPCRFCDKVFALAEYRTKHEIHHTGERRYQCLMCQETFLNYQLLSTHCKQAHNQDPSGRKEKDDTDNNLYRLLPCKSVQMKPYSWATEGPGVPCISEDGSVHSITTGREDVHSSTQSRMLNWDDIFVEPNAHMPPDAHARPASTMNSRPTQAATEFDFVIPENY comes from the coding sequence ATGCCAAGTCTAAAGCTGATCTCTGCGACGGACACGCAGTACTCAACGACTGTGCTCAAGTCCATGaatgagcagagaaatcatggattgttctgtgacatcaccatcatcatccagGACAAGAAATTCAGGGCTCACAAAACCATCCTGTCTGCCTCCAGCACGTacttccaccagctcttcactgtAGCCGGACAAGTGATCGAGTTAAACTTCATCAGGGCGGAAATCTTTGAGGAGATTCTCAACTACGTGTACAGCTCCAAGATCGTCCGTGTGCGCTCCGACATGCTGGAGGAGCTCATCAATGCTGGAAAGATACTGGGAGTGAAGTTTATCGCAAACTTGGGGTCTCCATTGTCGCACGTGAAGGGGCTGCCTGGTCTGTCAAAAGAGCCAGAGAACAAAAATGAGACGCCCGCCGAGGTGATGCCGATCATCACGGAGTCCTTCTCGATATCTGCAGAGGAATTCAATCAGACGAGCAGAGCTGCGGAAAATGACTCGGACTCGGACGGCGACGTTATGTTTGTCTCGCAGACGAAGGCTAAGGCAGCCGGTCAGAAAGCCGACTCCTGTGAGATAATTGACGTGGAAAAAGCAGGAGCAGAAAATGTAACAGAAGTGGAAAATATAGAATCAAATCACGCAGATGCAAAACATAAAGATATACCCACAGCTTCCCCGAAACCACAAGCTGCTAAGAGTCCCAGTGTCAGCTCCAGTAAGCCCAGTTTACCGGACAGCAGCCCTCTGCACAGCCCAGACTCCAGCTCCAATAACCTGTCTTCCCCGGCTAGAGTTTCCACAGGAAGTGCTCCCACAACACCAGCCAGGTCCAGCAGTGTCACCCCCGAGCCCTCCAGTGCCGCCCAGTCTTCCGAAAACAGCGACATCCCGGGAGTCCACAAAAAACAAGTCTCTACTTCAACTCAGGCGGGGAATTCCAAAATAAGGCTGTTGGATGTTTTCGAGAGTCCTAACCAGCCGAATCAGGCTGACATCCCCAAATCAGCAATCGCAGCAAAAAAGACGGTGACACTCAATACAGCCACAGAGATGGATTCCATTTCTTCGGGCTGTAAAGTTTATGCCAATATTGGAGAAAATACTTATGACATTGTCCCAGTGAAGGAGGATCCAGGGGAGGGAGGCTCTAAAGCATTTAAAGGGAAGAGGTCATTGATGGCAACGCCTTTGAAAACCTTCGATAAAATACCGTTGTCCCCGAAGGGCGTCCCAAACAAGAAGAGCAAAACCGAGCTGGAGGATCACTACGAGCTGATCATGGACGGGAAGACTTTCTTCGTGTGCGTCATCTGCAAGCGGCCCTACGTGTGTCTGACCAGCCTCCGCCGGCACTTCAACACCCACTCGTGGGAAAAGAAGTACCCGTGTCGCTTCTGCGACAAAGTCTTTGCCTTGGCCGAGTACAGAACTAAACACGAAATCCAccacacaggagagaggaggtacCAGTGCTTGATGTGTCAAGAAACATTCCTGAACTACCAGTTACTGTCCACCCACTGCAAGCAGGCCCACAACCAGGACCCCAGCGGGAGGAAGGAGAAAGACGACACGGACAACAACTTGTACCGCCTGCTGCCGTGCAAATCGGTGCAGATGAAGCCGTACTCGTGGGCGACCGAGGGACCGGGGGTCCCCTGCATCTCCGAGGACGGCAGCGTGCATTCCATAACCACCGGCCGCGAAGACGTCCACTCTTCAACCCAGAGCAGGATGTTGAACTGGGACGACATCTTCGTTGAGCCCAATGCACACATGCCGCCTGACGCCCACGCCCGACCAGCGTCGACCATGAACAGCCGGCCCACACAGGCAGCTACCGAGTTTGACTTTGTTATACCCGAGAACTACTGA